In Streptomyces thermolilacinus SPC6, a single genomic region encodes these proteins:
- a CDS encoding acyl-CoA dehydrogenase family protein: MDFAMDARTEELRERLLDFMTAHVYPAEAVAEEQRAKLASPWDTPPVVEELKAEARRRGLWNLFLPDEEYGAGLTNLQYAPLAEITGRSPHLAPTALNCAAPDTGNMEVLAQFGTQEQRKRWLEPLLAGEIRSAFAMTEPEVASSDATNIETRIERDGDEYVVTGRKWYISGAMNPDCRIFIVMGKTGPGNPDVRRQQSMVLVPRDTPGVEVRRAMRVYGYEDHSHGGHAEVVFDGARVPVANLVGEEGGGFAIAQARLGPGRIHHCMRLIGMAERAIELMCRRAVSRTAFGKPLAAQGQVHAWIADARVAVEQLRLLVLKTAWLMDTVGNRGAHTEIQAIKIATPRTVVDIIDRAVQLHGAGGVSQDFPLAELWASARTLRLADGPDEVHQRSLARRELKRYA, translated from the coding sequence ATGGACTTCGCGATGGACGCGCGCACCGAGGAGCTGCGGGAGCGGCTGCTCGACTTCATGACGGCGCACGTGTACCCGGCCGAGGCCGTCGCCGAGGAGCAGCGGGCGAAGCTCGCCTCCCCGTGGGACACCCCGCCGGTGGTGGAGGAGCTGAAGGCCGAGGCGCGGCGGCGGGGGCTGTGGAACCTGTTCCTGCCGGACGAGGAGTACGGCGCCGGGCTCACCAACCTCCAGTACGCGCCGCTCGCGGAGATCACCGGCCGCTCCCCGCACCTCGCGCCGACCGCCCTGAACTGCGCCGCCCCGGACACGGGCAACATGGAGGTCCTCGCCCAGTTCGGCACCCAGGAGCAGCGCAAGCGGTGGCTGGAGCCGCTGCTCGCCGGGGAGATCCGGTCCGCGTTCGCGATGACCGAGCCGGAGGTCGCCTCGTCGGACGCGACGAACATCGAGACGCGGATCGAGCGGGACGGCGACGAGTACGTCGTCACCGGCCGCAAGTGGTACATCTCCGGGGCGATGAACCCGGACTGCCGGATCTTCATCGTGATGGGCAAGACCGGCCCCGGGAACCCCGATGTGCGCCGCCAGCAGTCCATGGTGCTGGTGCCCCGCGACACGCCGGGCGTCGAGGTGCGGCGGGCGATGCGGGTGTACGGGTACGAGGACCACTCCCACGGCGGGCACGCCGAGGTCGTGTTCGACGGGGCGCGGGTGCCGGTCGCGAACCTGGTGGGCGAGGAGGGCGGCGGGTTCGCCATCGCGCAGGCCCGGCTCGGGCCCGGCCGCATCCACCACTGCATGCGCCTGATCGGCATGGCGGAGCGGGCGATCGAGCTGATGTGCCGCCGCGCCGTGTCCCGTACGGCCTTCGGGAAGCCGCTCGCCGCGCAGGGGCAGGTGCACGCGTGGATCGCGGACGCCCGGGTCGCCGTCGAGCAGCTGCGGCTGCTGGTGCTGAAGACGGCGTGGCTGATGGACACGGTCGGCAACCGGGGCGCGCACACGGAGATCCAGGCCATCAAGATCGCGACGCCGCGCACGGTCGTGGACATCATCGACCGGGCGGTGCAGCTGCACGGGGCGGGCGGGGTCAGCCAGGACTTCCCGCTGGCGGAGCTGTGGGCGTCGGCCCGGACGCTCCGGCTCGCCGACGGGCCGGACGAGGTCCACCAGCGGTCCCTGGCCCGGCGCGAGCTGAAGCGGTACGCGTGA
- a CDS encoding DUF202 domain-containing protein, whose product MTPSPGGRDPGLQPERTRLAWRRTTLSCTVAAVLAARQSVHGGDVSAAGVLGAGLSLLVWVAFLVVAQRRIAALGRARPRALGMPAAVAAALCTVALAGFAVAVVV is encoded by the coding sequence GTGACGCCTTCGCCGGGAGGGCGCGACCCGGGCCTTCAGCCGGAGCGTACGCGGCTGGCGTGGCGCCGTACGACGCTGTCGTGCACCGTCGCCGCCGTGCTGGCCGCCCGGCAGTCCGTGCACGGCGGGGACGTCTCGGCGGCCGGGGTGCTGGGCGCGGGGCTCTCGCTCCTGGTGTGGGTGGCGTTCCTGGTGGTGGCGCAGCGGCGGATCGCCGCGCTGGGGCGGGCGCGCCCGCGCGCCCTGGGGATGCCGGCCGCGGTGGCCGCCGCGCTGTGCACGGTGGCGCTGGCGGGGTTCGCGGTGGCGGTGGTGGTGTGA
- a CDS encoding phosphotransferase family protein: MSSAPPPGLDPERLRALLDRERPGLVSGPLDARLIEGGRSNLTYAVTDGTRRWVVRRPPLGHVLATAHDMRREHRVLSALHPTAVPVPRPLLLCEDESVLGAPFYVMDFVPGTPYRTAAQLAPLGAERTRAAVLGLVDTLVELHAVDPEAVGLGDFGRPDGFLDRQLRRWGKQLAASRGRELAGIDELHAALGRELPESPAPAVVHGDFRLDNVLIGDDDRITAVLDWEMSTLGDPLTDLGLLVMYSTPLDIPGGVISTTASAAGHPAAGELVERYAARSGRDVSRLAWYTAFAWFKLAVILEGIHYRYTLGQTVGAGFDRIGELVPLFIEHGLTTLQEG; this comes from the coding sequence ATGAGCTCTGCCCCGCCGCCAGGTCTCGACCCGGAGCGGCTGCGCGCGCTGCTGGACCGCGAGCGGCCCGGCCTGGTGAGCGGCCCGCTCGACGCGAGGCTCATCGAGGGCGGCCGCTCCAACCTGACGTACGCCGTCACCGACGGCACCCGGCGGTGGGTCGTCCGCCGCCCGCCGCTCGGCCACGTCCTGGCCACCGCGCACGACATGCGGCGCGAGCACCGCGTCCTGAGCGCCCTGCACCCGACCGCCGTGCCGGTGCCCCGGCCGCTGCTGCTGTGCGAGGACGAGTCGGTGCTCGGGGCGCCGTTCTACGTGATGGACTTCGTGCCCGGCACCCCGTACCGGACGGCCGCGCAGCTCGCCCCGCTGGGCGCCGAGCGGACCAGGGCGGCCGTGCTGGGCCTGGTGGACACGCTGGTCGAGCTGCACGCGGTGGACCCGGAGGCGGTGGGCCTCGGGGACTTCGGGCGGCCCGACGGGTTCCTGGACCGGCAGTTGCGCCGCTGGGGCAAGCAGCTCGCCGCGTCGCGCGGCCGGGAGCTGGCCGGGATCGACGAGCTGCACGCCGCGCTCGGGCGCGAGCTGCCCGAATCGCCCGCGCCGGCCGTCGTCCACGGCGACTTCCGCCTCGACAACGTCCTCATCGGCGACGACGACCGGATCACCGCCGTCCTCGACTGGGAGATGTCCACCCTCGGCGACCCGCTCACCGACCTGGGGCTGCTCGTCATGTACAGCACGCCGCTGGACATTCCGGGGGGCGTCATCTCCACCACGGCGTCGGCCGCCGGGCACCCGGCGGCGGGCGAGCTGGTCGAGCGGTACGCCGCCCGGTCCGGCCGGGACGTGTCGCGGCTCGCCTGGTACACGGCGTTCGCCTGGTTCAAGCTCGCCGTGATCCTGGAGGGCATCCACTACCGGTACACGCTCGGCCAGACGGTCGGCGCGGGATTCGACCGGATCGGGGAGCTGGTCCCCCTCTTCATCGAGCACGGCCTCACCACCCTTCAGGAGGGCTGA
- a CDS encoding MBL fold metallo-hydrolase: MTYTERLTLHAGGVEVRFIHPGVARTAGDTMVRPPERGVVFTGDLVFHGGTPLLATGALRAVGPLRPPTAMYGGRAVACNV; this comes from the coding sequence GTGACGTACACGGAGCGGCTGACGCTGCACGCGGGCGGCGTGGAGGTGCGGTTCATCCACCCCGGCGTGGCACGCACGGCGGGCGACACGATGGTGCGCCCGCCGGAGCGGGGCGTCGTCTTCACCGGTGACCTGGTCTTCCACGGCGGCACGCCCCTCCTGGCGACCGGTGCGCTGCGGGCCGTCGGGCCGCTGCGGCCGCCGACGGCGATGTACGGCGGCCGGGCGGTGGCCTGCAACGTCTGA
- a CDS encoding NADP-dependent oxidoreductase, translated as MKAISYARYGGPEVLEYGDRPDPKVGPDEVLVKVRAASVNPVDWKCQAGYLDTILDAFFPVVPGWDVSGVVVQPGVSVPEYGVGDEVMGYVREDVLCHGTFAEYVAAPVRTLARKPRTLGFEEAAALPLAGLTAYQALRTALRVRDGETVLVHAATGSVGSLAVQIARHLGARVLGGVREAGADRVRELGGEPVVYGDGFTRRVRELAPHGVDAVLDTVGGEPLKSSPKVLAPEGRLASIADGEVVGLGGLYFWVRPDADDLTALADLAEGGVLTVRVARTYPLEQAAEAQRAAMGGGLGGKVVVTVPDH; from the coding sequence ATGAAGGCGATCAGCTACGCCCGCTACGGCGGCCCCGAGGTCCTGGAGTACGGCGACCGCCCCGACCCGAAGGTGGGCCCCGACGAGGTCCTGGTCAAGGTGCGCGCGGCGTCCGTCAACCCGGTGGACTGGAAGTGCCAGGCCGGTTACCTGGACACGATCCTGGACGCCTTCTTCCCGGTCGTCCCCGGCTGGGACGTGTCCGGCGTGGTCGTCCAGCCCGGCGTGTCCGTGCCCGAGTACGGCGTCGGCGACGAGGTGATGGGGTACGTCCGGGAGGACGTCCTGTGCCACGGCACGTTCGCCGAGTACGTCGCGGCGCCCGTCCGCACCCTCGCCCGCAAGCCCCGCACCCTGGGTTTCGAGGAGGCCGCCGCGCTGCCCCTGGCCGGCCTCACCGCGTACCAGGCGCTCCGCACGGCCCTGCGCGTACGGGACGGGGAGACCGTGCTGGTCCACGCGGCGACCGGCAGCGTCGGCTCGCTGGCCGTGCAGATCGCCCGGCACCTGGGCGCGCGGGTGCTGGGCGGGGTCCGGGAGGCGGGCGCCGACCGGGTGCGGGAGCTGGGCGGCGAGCCGGTCGTGTACGGCGACGGGTTCACCCGCCGGGTGCGCGAGCTGGCCCCGCACGGGGTGGACGCCGTCCTGGACACGGTGGGCGGTGAGCCCCTGAAGAGCTCCCCGAAGGTGCTGGCCCCGGAGGGCCGCCTCGCCTCCATCGCGGACGGCGAGGTGGTGGGCCTGGGCGGCCTGTACTTCTGGGTGCGGCCGGACGCCGACGACCTGACGGCCCTGGCGGACCTCGCCGAGGGCGGCGTGCTGACGGTGCGGGTGGCCCGGACGTACCCGCTGGAGCAGGCGGCCGAGGCCCAGCGCGCGGCGATGGGGGGCGGCCTGGGCGGCAAGGTCGTGGTCACGGTCCCCGACCACTGA
- a CDS encoding YidH family protein: MRDVGRSVRLWLSPQRLREEGETPDYRFSLANERTFLAWLRTGLALVGGGFAVDQFLPDLRWGVRVGMALVLLGAGALCALRAVNHWVRCERAMRRGEDLPVSRFPAVLSLAVGLVALAMVLVVLFGWTG; the protein is encoded by the coding sequence GTGCGTGACGTCGGGCGGAGCGTGCGGCTGTGGTTGTCGCCGCAGCGGCTGCGGGAGGAGGGCGAGACGCCGGACTACCGGTTCTCGCTCGCCAACGAGCGGACGTTCCTCGCCTGGCTGCGGACCGGTCTCGCGCTCGTGGGCGGCGGGTTCGCGGTGGACCAGTTCCTGCCGGACCTGCGGTGGGGCGTGCGGGTGGGGATGGCGCTCGTCCTGCTGGGGGCGGGGGCGCTGTGCGCGCTGCGGGCGGTCAACCACTGGGTGCGGTGCGAGCGGGCGATGCGGCGCGGCGAGGACCTGCCGGTGAGCCGGTTCCCGGCGGTGCTGAGCCTGGCGGTGGGGCTGGTGGCGCTGGCGATGGTGCTGGTGGTGCTGTTCGGGTGGACGGGGTGA